Part of the Paenibacillus terrae HPL-003 genome is shown below.
GTGAAACGAAAGTAGGAGATCGCTGCAAGCAGAATCGTAAAGTGAGGGGAGAGATGGAACATATGACAGAGATAAAAACAGAGGCACCAGCTATTGGACACGCTGAATGCTTGGTCATTGGTGGAGGTGTCATCGGTAGCTCCATTGCTTATCATTTGGCCAAGGAGGGTCGCAGCACGATATTGCTGGAGCGATTCATTCCGGGTGAGGGAGCCTCAGGAGCTGCGGTTGGGATGTTGGCAGCAGAGAGTGAAGAATTCACCGATCCGGAATTGGCACAGTTCGCTCGCACAAGCCGGGATGCATTTCCGGAGCTGGTTCGTGATCTGGAACGTTTCTCCGGTGTTTCGGTAGAATTCCGGACAGAAGGATTTGTGACTCCCTTCCGGTCGGAAGCAGAGGCGCAAAGACGCTGGCATGCGGCTATTGCGCGAGAAGATGACCTTCCTGTATGGTGGGATGCCAGAGAATTGGCCCGCCGAATTCCAGGTTTGGATGGTCAAGCGATCGGGGCTATATACCGATCAAAGGAGACACAGATTTCTCCTGCTCAGCTTTGCTGTGCTTATACGGGGGCAGCTACGGTGCTGGGAGCAACAATATGGTCTGGTACACAGGCGGAGCAACTTGTAGTACAGCATGGGCGGGTTTGTGGCGTACAAACAGACAGTGGCTTTTTTTCCTGCGATCAGGTCATTATTGCTGGAGGATTGGATAGTATGCGACTGCTGGAGCAGGTTGGTTTTGAATATCCGCTTTATCCGGTCAAGGGTGAGGCTGTTGCCATCTCCTTGAAGGATCATCCTTTGGAATATACCATTTACGCCGATGATATTTACCTAGTGCCCAAGCAGAACAACGAGCTTTGGATTGGAGCGACAAGTCTGCCGTATCAAGATGACAAAGA
Proteins encoded:
- the thiO gene encoding glycine oxidase ThiO, encoding MTEIKTEAPAIGHAECLVIGGGVIGSSIAYHLAKEGRSTILLERFIPGEGASGAAVGMLAAESEEFTDPELAQFARTSRDAFPELVRDLERFSGVSVEFRTEGFVTPFRSEAEAQRRWHAAIAREDDLPVWWDARELARRIPGLDGQAIGAIYRSKETQISPAQLCCAYTGAATVLGATIWSGTQAEQLVVQHGRVCGVQTDSGFFSCDQVIIAGGLDSMRLLEQVGFEYPLYPVKGEAVAISLKDHPLEYTIYADDIYLVPKQNNELWIGATSLPYQDDKEVTIVSLEGLLARASAWLPRVREASFIRTWAGLRPQAVAGRPCIGPVPGVEGVYAAVGHYRNGVLLSEATGRVIAALLKGVGMAELGISGFSPERIKEASK